AATGGCACGTGACTTTACGACTCCTTTTGAGACTCTGCCGGGACCGGCTTCGAACTGGGGTTTCACCATGGAGACGCACAATCCCTCATCCTTAATAAGTTTGCCGATTTCACGGGCAATCGAAGAAGTCGATATGAAGGAGAGATCGACAGTTACCAGGTCAACACTCCCCCCGATCATCTCGAGCGTGAGTTTTCTCAGATCCGTCTCTTCTAACGATACGACACGTTCATCGTTTTTCAGCGATGGGTGAAGCTGATTCTTACCCACATCGACGGCAACTACACGCTTGGCCCCCTTCTCAAGAAGCAGCTGAGTGAATCCTCCAGTTGAAGAACCGAGATCTACAACCTCTTTACCTGAAACATCGAGACTAAAAAACTCCAGGGCCTTTTCCAGCTTGTAGTATCCACGACCCACAGGCTGTTTCCCACCGGTTATCGCGATGCGGCTCTCGACATCGACCCTGAAGCCTGGTTTTTCAACGACTGAGCCCTCCACCATCACTCTGCCGGCCTTTATCAATTGGCTGGCCTTGCTTCTACTCTCTGACATTCCTTTGCTTAATAAAAGTTCATCGAGCCTAAGTTTCGAATTCATCGAATATGACCTTGTAAAAGACCAGTCCCTGAGGAGGTGCAGAGCTGGGAAGATTCGACCTATCCTGAGAAAGAAGGAACTCTCTAACCTTGTCCTCTTGAATTGCACCCGTTCCCACCTTTACAAGAGTGCCGACTATGTTCCTCACCATTCTTTTCAAAAAGGAAACGCCCTCTACTCTGATTAGAATCAAATGGGAAGGATATCTGATTATCCTGATCGACGAGATAGTTCTGATTGGGTTTCTATCGTCTCTTCCCGTCTTGAAAGCTGAAAAATCGTGTTCTCCGGTCAGCTGATCGGCAGCTTTCCTCATCGCTTCTATATCCAACCTATAAGGAAACCACCAGACGTACCTTCGCCTAAATATATCAGGATCGTTCGAATTGAGTATGTAATAGTGGTATATCCTCTTCTTCGCCGCAAATCTTGGACTGAAATTGGACTCCACTTCGTGAACCCTTCTGACATAAATGTCGGCCGGAAGATTCGCGTTCAGGGCATCGCACATTATTTTGGCACTCAAATGATCTAGGTTAGAATCGAAAGCTATGACCTGTCCGTAACCATGGACGCCGGTGTCGGTTCTTCCGGCACCCTGAGTCACGATCCTGTATTTGTGGATCCTCTCGAGCGCATCCTCGAAGGTACCCTGAACCGTTCGCATTTCCGGCTGATTCTGAAAACCGAAGAAATCCGTCCCGTCGTAGGAGACAACAGCCGCAAATCTTTTCATGATTAGGCAGTTAAGGCCAGATCTAGCATCTCTGTGTAAAGATAGACCATCGAAGATAAATCTTTACCCATCCTTGACAGATCTCCGCCGTAAACATTCCACAGGATTTTGCTCACGATCGTTTCTACATACTTCAAGAGCGCGCTTTCGAGTTTGCCCTTCTCGAGATTTTCAAGGTAAAGTGAACTTATTTTTTCGCCAAGCCACGAAGAAATGATCTGGTCGTTGAATTTCAGCGATCCATCGGCGTAGTCGCGGAGCATTTTATAAACCTCTTCGGTGGTTTCCCTTATTGAAAGATGACTGGAAACGGCTCCTATAACGGCCATATCGAAGTATCCCTCCAGAGAGTCTGGAACTTCCATTTCGTATTTGAAATACAGGAGATTCGTGTCACTGTGCTTTCTTTCGAAGGATATCTTTCTTCTCATGGCACTCTCCAGACCGAAAGCGCTCAGACAGTTCCAGTATTTCTCCTTCAGAAGCAAAGAGGCTTGATCGGTCGACCAGGTAGTCATAAAGCCGGTTTTGGTCCGGTGATCGAACGTTGCTTTTTTGGGAGTCAAATACTCGTTGTCGTTGTACAGTATGTGTGCATATTTGTGATTCATCGGCCTACAATCCCTTCAACCAGTTCTTTCATTTCATCTATATTCTTTCTTGCTTCTTCTCTGCTCGATCCCTTGGCCATGAGATAGAATTTGATTTTGGGCTCCGTCCCTGAGGGTCTAGCGATGAGTTTGAGGTCACCCTCAAACTGCATAGATATGACATCCGAAGCCGGTAGTCCTTCTATGCCCGGGCTGTAATCTAGTATTTCGATCAACTTTCTCCCTTTCATTGGCGGGACCCCCTTCTCTCTCAATTCTTTCATTATGGAATCTATTTTGAACTTACCCTCGATCCCTTCGTATTCTTTGTTCACCAGGTCCTCCATGAAATACCCGTACCTGGAGTAAATCCCCTCGAGATAATCGTAGAGAGTTTCGCCCTTCTTTTTGAGGAACCCACCGATAACACTCGCAAGAGCTGCCGCGACAACCGCATCCTTATCCCTGGCGTGCTTTCCGAATAGATATCCATAACTCTCCTCGAAACCGAACAGGAAGTTTTCTCCTCCAGAGACTACGGATTTCTCTATCAATTCCCCTATGAACTTGAAACCCGTCAGGGTTTCCTTGACAGCCACTCCATAATTGGAGGCAATTTTCTTAACCAGATCGGTCGTTACTATCGTCTTCACTATGAAGGGATTATCCGGAAGCTTTCTTTCCATCATATCGAGTATGAAAGCCACCATGATAGAACCTGTCTGATTGCCGTTCAGAAGAAGGAAGTCGCCATTATGCTTAACCATCAGCCCCATACGATCGCAGTCGGGATCGGTAGCTATTATCATGTCGCAGTTGCGTTCACGCGCCAAATGCAGGGCCATTTCAAAGGTTCGTGGATCCTCGGGATTGGGGTAGCCTACCGTTGGGAAATTGCCGTCGGGCGTCGATTGCTCTTCGACACGGAAAACTTCGTGGCCGAGATCAGATAGCACTCTGTACACCGGATAGTTTCCGGTACCATGTAGAGGAGTGTATACCAGTCTCATATTATCATAATTGTTGCATAAAGATCTCACTTCATTTTCTATAGTTTTCATGAAACTGGAAAGTATATTTTCCGGAGCGATCTCGATAAGTTCCTTCCTTGGGGTATACTCTTCGAAGAAATCCGACTCGTTTACCCTTTCCGTTATCCTCGCGGCAGGTTCGGGAACGGCCTGCGTTCCGTCAGAAGTGTAGACTTTGTATCCGTTGTACTGAGAAGGGTTGTGACTCGCCGTAATCACAATGCCGCCGCTCGCTTTGAGTTCCCTGACGGCGTAACTGAGAACGGGAGTCGGAGTTGGTTCGTTGAAGAGGTAAACCCTTATTCCCATAGAAGACAGTACATCCGCCGCCACTTCAGAGAACTCCAGCGATTTGTTCCTCGTATCGTAGGCTATGACAACCGACGGCTTTTTCGAAGTTTCGAGTATCCACTTTCCAAAACCCAGCGTAGCCCTCGTAACGGTTTTCGAGTTCATCATATTGGTTCCCGCCCCCAGCTTTCCTCTCATGCCGCCGGTCCCGAATTCCAGATCCGTGGCGAACCGTTCTTTCACATCTTCAGCCGAAAGGTTTTCAAGTTCGCCGAGTAACTCACCGGAGGAATGTTTAAGCCATCTACTGTACTCTTTTTCTATCGCCAGGTTATCTCTCATGCTTCCTACCACCTTCCGACACTTTTTATATGATTTATCTCTCCCGTACTCAGCACTTCCACAACGTCAAGGCGAATTTCGTCGAATTTCGGCTTTTTCTGTGCTATGAATCTGTTGGCAGCCATCTCGAGATGCCTCAATTTTCTCTCGTCCACCCTGTATCTTGGCGGGGAGAAACCATTTCCACCCTTGACTTCAACGAAGACCAGGACTTTGCCATCGTAAGCCACTATATCGAGTTCTCCGAACCTGTAAGACACGTTTCTGGCGACTATCCTGTATCCCGTACTTTTAAGGTACGTGCAGGCAATTTCTTCGAACTCGCTTCCAAGTTCTCTACTCATCTTTATAGATTCTGGGAACGTTTATGTAGGATCCAACCTTCTCCGGGAAGTTATCCGTTATCTTTTCGTTGTTTTCAAAGTGTTGAACCACGTCGGATCTGGGCTCTAAGTCTATCTCCACTGGAGATATCATCTCGTCCACGCTCAGGTCGAGGTTATCGAGCAGAGTCATGTACTGTAGAATCTCTTCGATATCCCTCTTGAGACCGATTCTTTCTTCTTCTTCAAGCTCGAGTTTTGAAAGGCTCTCAAGGTGATGTAAAAGCTCCTCGCTAATTCTGGTCTCCAAGTTCATCCCTCCCCATCGATTTTGACTTCTCTCAAATACATTGCCGCATGTTCGGGGGGCATTGGATTTATATAAAAGCCCGAGCCCCACTCGAATCCCGCCACTCTCGTAAGGCGCGGCACTATCTCGAGATGCCAGTGATAGTGAGTCATATCCTTTCCATCCCTGATACCCGTATGAAGCATGAAGTTGTAAGGCGGGTTATCGAGGGACTTATGTATTCTGAGCAATGTGTTCTTCAAGATAAAGGCGAAGCCATCTATCTCTCCTGCCGTTATTTCACCGAAATTGTGGTTGTGGACTTTCGGAACTATCCAGGTCTCGAAAGGAAATCTGGCAGCGAAAGGTTCGAAAGCTATGAAATCCTTATTTTCTTCGACAACCCTGGTCCCTTCGAGTCGTTCCTGATTCACCATATCACAATATACGCATCTTTCTCTGAAGCTATAATAATCTATTGATCCGGCAATCTCTTCGCCAACTCGCTTCGGCACAATTGGCGTGGCTATCAGCTGACTGTGCGAATGTGCAAGAGAAGCGCCTGCCTCTCTCCCGTGGTTTTTAAAGATCAGAATGTATTTGATCCTCTCGTCTTTTTCGAGAGATCTGAAACGCTCTTTATAAGCCCAAATTATTTCTTTCACCTGCTGGTAGGAAAGAGTTGCCAGCGTAGCGTTGTGATCGGGCGTTTCGACGATGACTTCATGACCTCCAAAACCCTTTATAACATCGTACATACCGTGTCCGAATCTCTCCGGTTCCGCCCCGGGATCGAGGGCGGGAAACTTGTTCTGTACTACCCTGACCCACCAGCCAGGGCTATCCTTCTCGGTATCGGCCGGTCTGAAGGCCATGACTTCCGGTGGAGTCGTGTGTTCATTGCCGTAATCGAATGGACAGAAGGTGGTTTCGGCTTTTTCTTTGGAGTTTATGAAATCGTGGGGCCTTCTCGCCCTCTCAGTAGCTATTATCACCCAGCGCTTTATTATCGGATCTTTTCTGAGTTCAGGCATCGCCTTTGACCTCCAGAATCTTCTCGTAAACGGCTAGATAGTTCCTTGCTGAGGCTTTCCAAGAGAAGTCTTCCTCCATAGCGTTGAGGACGATCCTGCTCCAGGTTCGCGGATCTTCGTAAGCCTTTATAGCCCTTTTCAGAGTCTTGAAAAGCTCTTCGGGACTGTAATCGTAGAATCCAAAACCGTTTCCCTCGAAACTCGATGGGTCGAATTCCTTAACCGTATCGGCGAGACCACCGGTGAACCTCACCACGGGCACCGTTCCATATCTCATGGCGAAAAGCTGACCGAGTCCGCAGGGTTCGTATCTCGAGGGCATCAAGAACATATCGCAGCCACCGTAGATCTTCTGGGCCAGGTCCAGATTGAAAGTTATCTTCGCCGCAATTTTATCGGGACACTCAACCTGCAATCTTTCAAACATACTTTCGTACTTCTTCTCACCCGTACCCAGCACTATTAACTGGATAGGCAGTTCTATCAAATCCTCTTTAATCGCGGCTATCAGGTCTAGCCCTTTCTGGTCTACGAGTCTCGAAATGAGGCCGATCACGGCGTTTCCCGTGTGTGGCAGGCCAACAAAATCCTGCAAATACTTTTTATTGACAGCTTTGCCTTCGACATTTTTAGAATCGAAATTGACCCAAAGGTGTCTGTCCTTAGCCGGGTCGTACTCGGTTGTATCAATACCGTTGAGAATACCTATCAGATCGTCTTTTCTCTCTCTCAACACCCCGTCGAGCCCGGCGCCGTACTCGCTTGTCTGTATCTCTTTAGCGTAGGTCGGCGATACTGTGTTAATCATATCCGAAGCTATCAACCCGGCTTTCAGGCAGTTGATGTTGTCGCCAGAAGAAATCTTCTCCCATCTGTCTTTTTCAATTCCAGAGATACGCAGATAGCTTTCGGGATAGATGCCCTGGTAAGCCAGGTTGTGTATGGATATCAGTGTTCTGGCTGGCTTTCCGATCTGGTCGAGATATACGGCCATCAGTCCGGTGTGCCAGTCGTTCAAATGAACGATGTCGTAGCTGCCTTCTGAGGCGAACACGGAAGCTGCGTCGGAAAAGGCCATGGCTTGAAGTCCAAGATCGCTCACGTTATAAACATCTGGAACGTTCATGAGTTCGTCGTTCTTGAGAAGGTAAACGCTCACCTCGCTGGAGGGTAGTTTCGTTCTGTGAAGCTCGAATTCGTATTCCTTTTTGATGAACCTGGTCTTGACAGTCCTGCCGGTATTCTCTATTCCTATATTCTGCACAGAGCCGTGAAAAGGCATCAGCACGTCTATATCCAGTCCTAGTTCCTTCAAGGCTTTGGGAAGAGATCCCGCCACATCGGCGAGCCCTCCAACTTTTGCCAAAGGATAAACTTCATACGAAACGAAAAGCACTCTCATATATTCACCTCTTGAAAAGCGGCAAATCGTGAGAGAAAATAACCGTGTCGGCTTCCTCGAAATACTTCAAAACGAAGGCCGCCGCGTCGTCGTCTCTCATTCCCTTGCGCATTTCATGATAATTTATCTGCCTTATGCAGACATCTCCACAGATGAAAACCTTTCCGAAGTTGGTCGAATCGAAGAAATACGATACATGGTCTCTCGAATGATAGGCAGAACCGAGAACCTTTATGCTTCCGAGGATCGTGTCGCCGTCGGAAACCGTAACCACTTTATTCCACGAATCTATGACCTTTCGATACATCTTCCCGATCAGCGGTCCAAAGGAGGCGTAATTCCTGCTGGAATAACTCCCGTGGAGATAGACAGTTGCGCGGGTAAAGAAAATCGTGTTGAACGCGTGGTCCAGATGTAGATGTGTGAGAAGGATATCGGTTATGTCTTCAGGAGAAAGGCCAAAAATGGATAGCTTTTCCTCGAGGATCTTTATTGAGGGAAATCCACCTGGATCGACCAGCACTTTTCTATTATCTTCTATAAGTAATGAACAACTACTATTTGAGGCATCCACCATTCCCGGTACATAGAGGGTGCTACCGGGAAAGAGGAGATGTAAGTCCAAATCACATCACTCCCAGAATAATCAAACCCACTGTACCAATAATTATACAGTAAATACCGAAGAATCTCAGTCTTCCCTTGAGTACGAGCAGTTTCACCAACCATAGACCGAACAACCCTGTAACGAAGGCAATTGTCGCCGCCGGTAGCAACGTTGTAAGAGGAAGATCGACATTGGACAGTTTCAGAATGCCTGCTCCCAGAGTGACAGGCAGGCTCAGCAGGAATGAAAACCTGACCGCTTCGCTTCTGGTCAGACCTATGAGTAAAGCGCCGAAGATAGTCATGCCGCTTCTTGAGATGCCTGGTACGATCGCTATGGCCTGGAAAAGTCCAATCGAAAGCGCACCCGCTATAGAGATTTGCAGAACCCTTCTCTTGCCCTTGAAACTGTCGGAGATGAGTAATACCAAAGCCGTCACGAACAGCATAACCGAGGCGAGCCACGCGTCCGAGAATAGAACCTCTATCTTTTCTTCGAAGAAAAAACCGAAAACCACGGCCGGAATCGTGGCCACCAGAAGCAGGAGTATATATCTCAGCGAGTTCTTTCTGTCTTTTCTGTCGGCCAATTTCGAAAGGATCAACCAGATGTCGCGGTACGTGAAAACCAGAACGGCAAAAAAAGTGGCGAGGTGAAGAACTGTGAAGAAAGCCGCTTTAGATTCCTCATTCAGAGGGACATTTAAAAAACGCGAGAAGATCGTCAGATGACCCGATGAAGAAACTGGGAGAAACTCCGTCGCACCCTGCAAAAATCCAAGAAATATGTACTTAAGAAAGTCAGGCACCGAAACCCTCCTCTTCGCTTATAGTCTCGAAGGATATACCGTTCTCCTCGAGTATTCCGGCTATGTACTGAATATCTGTCTCGTCCGTCCTTATCACTACCCTTTTGGTTCCTTCGCTATCGCCGGAGGCAGTGATTATCGAGAGAATGTTGATCTCCTTTTCGGCCAAAAAGTCCACCACATCTCTCAGCGCACCGGGTTTATCCACCATACAGATCGAGATCCTCGCACCGGGTTTGTCCATGGCGGTGAACTCCATGAGACCTTCGAGAATCTCGAAAACGCTAATTACACCCGTCACGACAAATTCTTCATCGACGACCGGCAATAGATAATCGTGGCTTTCGATCAACATCAGCGCCGCGTCTTCTATGAAGTCTGATTCGGTGCAATAGAAGGCCGGCTCCCTGACTATCTCGGCCAGTTCTTTCGTGTAGTCTTCGCTATCTATTTCATCTACTGAAACTATGCCTGAGAGCCTTCCATTCTGAGTCGTCGTTATTATCGTAGATAACCCGTACTCCCTAACTTTTTCGAGAACACTTCCCAACAACTCGCTTTCTTTGAAAATGGGGTAAGTCCTGTTCATCCATTTTTCGATGTTCACTCTTCTCGCCTCTCTTCAATTACCCGGAATTTTTATCAGTTTCCGTCATCTTTAACTTATAATTGAACAATCCAGTATACTCTCGATTGGGGGAATAACGGTGTTTCATGGTTATGTAAAACTCCTTGAGCTTGCAACGAATCTCTTTACGATGTACAGATGGAACAACATGCCAACGCTCGTCAGAACCAACGAGGCGGAAAACGCCTTTGTGTCGGCACAGTACTGCCTGTTGATGTCGGAAATGTCGGCCCTCCACGGGTTGAAGCTCGACAAGAACAAGCTCTTCCAGCGGCTGGTTCTCAAAGAACTGCCCAAGTGTCTTCTCTCGGATATCTCGGTCGATACGAAGATACTTATAAAATCCCTGTCTCCGGAAAAATGGACCGCCGTCTTCTCCAAAACTGTCGAAGAGGTCGTACAGTACTTCCCCTCTAAAAGAAGGGGAGAGTTCTTCGTCTCCATGGTCGACACGAAGGACTCTTCGATCGAAGGCCGCATAATTCAAACGGGTGATCTGCTTTCGGCAATGCTGGAGGCCGAAATACACGGCAGATACTTCCCGGATTTCTTTGCCAGACCCCTCAAGGATCTTGAAAAGAGACTTGAGAATTTCAAGGATTTCCAACCCTACAGTCTAATAGCAAATTCCGACTGGATTAAGCGATACTCCGACGCCCTGGTGGTCCTTTTGCGCGCGGTCAGATGGAACAGGCTCAACAGGAACGTTCCCACAACCGTCGCGGGTCATTCCTTCTACGTCACTCTCACATCCTACATTCTATCCAGCATGGAGATAGAGAATGGGGGGAAAATCGACCCGGTGGAAGTCATAAAGCGCGCCCTCCTGCACGACATACCGGAGAGCATGACCGGGGATATAATCACTCCGACGAAAAAGAAGGTCCCTGGATTCGAAGAGGTGATATCCCAGGTCGAGGAGCAAATGGTCAGCGGTAACTTGCTCCGCGGTATGCCAGATGAACTTGTCAAAGAGCTCAAATCACGAATGCTCGATCCTTTCGCCACAACCGAAGGGGAACTAGTAAGAGCGGCCGACCAATTCGCTGCCACGGTGGAGTGTCTCATGGAGATCCGTTCCGGCAATACCCAACCGGCCTTCAGGGATGCCCTGCACAGAATGCTCGACGACCTCTCCTCTTCGACTTT
This portion of the Mesotoga infera genome encodes:
- a CDS encoding TlyA family RNA methyltransferase, with the translated sequence MNSKLRLDELLLSKGMSESRSKASQLIKAGRVMVEGSVVEKPGFRVDVESRIAITGGKQPVGRGYYKLEKALEFFSLDVSGKEVVDLGSSTGGFTQLLLEKGAKRVVAVDVGKNQLHPSLKNDERVVSLEETDLRKLTLEMIGGSVDLVTVDLSFISTSSIAREIGKLIKDEGLCVSMVKPQFEAGPGRVSKGVVKSRAIHVEVLERSIEAFREAGLYAQNVTFSPIRGKNGNIEYLLLTVKKQIYADIDTWCIVDRVFSL
- the truA gene encoding tRNA pseudouridine(38-40) synthase TruA, which translates into the protein MKRFAAVVSYDGTDFFGFQNQPEMRTVQGTFEDALERIHKYRIVTQGAGRTDTGVHGYGQVIAFDSNLDHLSAKIMCDALNANLPADIYVRRVHEVESNFSPRFAAKKRIYHYYILNSNDPDIFRRRYVWWFPYRLDIEAMRKAADQLTGEHDFSAFKTGRDDRNPIRTISSIRIIRYPSHLILIRVEGVSFLKRMVRNIVGTLVKVGTGAIQEDKVREFLLSQDRSNLPSSAPPQGLVFYKVIFDEFET
- a CDS encoding phospho-sugar mutase — encoded protein: MRDNLAIEKEYSRWLKHSSGELLGELENLSAEDVKERFATDLEFGTGGMRGKLGAGTNMMNSKTVTRATLGFGKWILETSKKPSVVIAYDTRNKSLEFSEVAADVLSSMGIRVYLFNEPTPTPVLSYAVRELKASGGIVITASHNPSQYNGYKVYTSDGTQAVPEPAARITERVNESDFFEEYTPRKELIEIAPENILSSFMKTIENEVRSLCNNYDNMRLVYTPLHGTGNYPVYRVLSDLGHEVFRVEEQSTPDGNFPTVGYPNPEDPRTFEMALHLARERNCDMIIATDPDCDRMGLMVKHNGDFLLLNGNQTGSIMVAFILDMMERKLPDNPFIVKTIVTTDLVKKIASNYGVAVKETLTGFKFIGELIEKSVVSGGENFLFGFEESYGYLFGKHARDKDAVVAAALASVIGGFLKKKGETLYDYLEGIYSRYGYFMEDLVNKEYEGIEGKFKIDSIMKELREKGVPPMKGRKLIEILDYSPGIEGLPASDVISMQFEGDLKLIARPSGTEPKIKFYLMAKGSSREEARKNIDEMKELVEGIVGR
- a CDS encoding YraN family protein, which codes for MSRELGSEFEEIACTYLKSTGYRIVARNVSYRFGELDIVAYDGKVLVFVEVKGGNGFSPPRYRVDERKLRHLEMAANRFIAQKKPKFDEIRLDVVEVLSTGEINHIKSVGRW
- the gatC gene encoding Asp-tRNA(Asn)/Glu-tRNA(Gln) amidotransferase subunit GatC — its product is MNLETRISEELLHHLESLSKLELEEEERIGLKRDIEEILQYMTLLDNLDLSVDEMISPVEIDLEPRSDVVQHFENNEKITDNFPEKVGSYINVPRIYKDE
- the galT gene encoding galactose-1-phosphate uridylyltransferase; the protein is MPELRKDPIIKRWVIIATERARRPHDFINSKEKAETTFCPFDYGNEHTTPPEVMAFRPADTEKDSPGWWVRVVQNKFPALDPGAEPERFGHGMYDVIKGFGGHEVIVETPDHNATLATLSYQQVKEIIWAYKERFRSLEKDERIKYILIFKNHGREAGASLAHSHSQLIATPIVPKRVGEEIAGSIDYYSFRERCVYCDMVNQERLEGTRVVEENKDFIAFEPFAARFPFETWIVPKVHNHNFGEITAGEIDGFAFILKNTLLRIHKSLDNPPYNFMLHTGIRDGKDMTHYHWHLEIVPRLTRVAGFEWGSGFYINPMPPEHAAMYLREVKIDGEG
- a CDS encoding glycogen synthase translates to MRVLFVSYEVYPLAKVGGLADVAGSLPKALKELGLDIDVLMPFHGSVQNIGIENTGRTVKTRFIKKEYEFELHRTKLPSSEVSVYLLKNDELMNVPDVYNVSDLGLQAMAFSDAASVFASEGSYDIVHLNDWHTGLMAVYLDQIGKPARTLISIHNLAYQGIYPESYLRISGIEKDRWEKISSGDNINCLKAGLIASDMINTVSPTYAKEIQTSEYGAGLDGVLRERKDDLIGILNGIDTTEYDPAKDRHLWVNFDSKNVEGKAVNKKYLQDFVGLPHTGNAVIGLISRLVDQKGLDLIAAIKEDLIELPIQLIVLGTGEKKYESMFERLQVECPDKIAAKITFNLDLAQKIYGGCDMFLMPSRYEPCGLGQLFAMRYGTVPVVRFTGGLADTVKEFDPSSFEGNGFGFYDYSPEELFKTLKRAIKAYEDPRTWSRIVLNAMEEDFSWKASARNYLAVYEKILEVKGDA
- a CDS encoding MBL fold metallo-hydrolase, giving the protein MDLHLLFPGSTLYVPGMVDASNSSCSLLIEDNRKVLVDPGGFPSIKILEEKLSIFGLSPEDITDILLTHLHLDHAFNTIFFTRATVYLHGSYSSRNYASFGPLIGKMYRKVIDSWNKVVTVSDGDTILGSIKVLGSAYHSRDHVSYFFDSTNFGKVFICGDVCIRQINYHEMRKGMRDDDAAAFVLKYFEEADTVIFSHDLPLFKR
- a CDS encoding undecaprenyl-diphosphate phosphatase, producing MPDFLKYIFLGFLQGATEFLPVSSSGHLTIFSRFLNVPLNEESKAAFFTVLHLATFFAVLVFTYRDIWLILSKLADRKDRKNSLRYILLLLVATIPAVVFGFFFEEKIEVLFSDAWLASVMLFVTALVLLISDSFKGKRRVLQISIAGALSIGLFQAIAIVPGISRSGMTIFGALLIGLTRSEAVRFSFLLSLPVTLGAGILKLSNVDLPLTTLLPAATIAFVTGLFGLWLVKLLVLKGRLRFFGIYCIIIGTVGLIILGVM
- a CDS encoding CBS domain-containing protein, with translation MNIEKWMNRTYPIFKESELLGSVLEKVREYGLSTIITTTQNGRLSGIVSVDEIDSEDYTKELAEIVREPAFYCTESDFIEDAALMLIESHDYLLPVVDEEFVVTGVISVFEILEGLMEFTAMDKPGARISICMVDKPGALRDVVDFLAEKEINILSIITASGDSEGTKRVVIRTDETDIQYIAGILEENGISFETISEEEGFGA
- a CDS encoding HD domain-containing protein produces the protein MFHGYVKLLELATNLFTMYRWNNMPTLVRTNEAENAFVSAQYCLLMSEMSALHGLKLDKNKLFQRLVLKELPKCLLSDISVDTKILIKSLSPEKWTAVFSKTVEEVVQYFPSKRRGEFFVSMVDTKDSSIEGRIIQTGDLLSAMLEAEIHGRYFPDFFARPLKDLEKRLENFKDFQPYSLIANSDWIKRYSDALVVLLRAVRWNRLNRNVPTTVAGHSFYVTLTSYILSSMEIENGGKIDPVEVIKRALLHDIPESMTGDIITPTKKKVPGFEEVISQVEEQMVSGNLLRGMPDELVKELKSRMLDPFATTEGELVRAADQFAATVECLMEIRSGNTQPAFRDALHRMLDDLSSSTFESVRFVTESFRWGLDWAGR